A stretch of Anoplopoma fimbria isolate UVic2021 breed Golden Eagle Sablefish chromosome 4, Afim_UVic_2022, whole genome shotgun sequence DNA encodes these proteins:
- the nkap gene encoding LOW QUALITY PROTEIN: NF-kappa-B-activating protein (The sequence of the model RefSeq protein was modified relative to this genomic sequence to represent the inferred CDS: inserted 1 base in 1 codon; deleted 1 base in 1 codon), translating into MPASDRSSSDGGAGPRXPRARRPRSRSRSRHRSGSRERSLSPYSFGPKLPKPRNREKEHEERDRRFREARNIRRIRIGSPRRSRSRSREHHHNTTNTSVTTSSTINTSSYNHWSEQRDAAGKHGTFKDDYYYEQERDDAQRQRQEAFIARRLQERERIGELGCPEVWGYSPRVKEPDSDEFTPVEEDEKNSSSESGSEDDKKKKKKKKKKSKKKKNKKHSEDSELESDSDGEEIKKKKKKKKSKKSKKSKKKKAKKSRKESSNSSSQESKGKRRRGRGEEEEEDPNGVLWVEKTCMDENVVGPEAPLTHMSQDDRPLDFGHALLPGEGAAMAEYVKAGKRIPRRGEIGLTSDEIADFEKSGYVMSGSRHRRMEAVRLRKENQIYSADEKRALASFNQEERRKRESKILSSFREMVYRKTKGKEEK; encoded by the exons ATGCCCGCCTCGGACCGCTCCAGCTCTGACGGCGGTGCGGGGCCCC AGCCCCGGGCCCGCAGGCCCCGCAGCCGCTCCCGCAGCCGCCACCGCAGCGGCAGCCGCGAGCGCAGCCTGTCCCCGTACAGCTTCGGGCCCAAACTCCCGAAGCCCCGCAACCGGGAGAAGGAGCACGAGGAGCGGGACCGCCGGTTCCGAGAGGCGAGGAACATCAGGCGGATCCGCATAGGAAGCCCCCGCcggtcccggtcccggtccAGGGAGCACCAccacaacaccaccaacaccagcgtcaccaccagcagcaccatcAACACCAGCAGCTACAACCACTGGTCCGAGCAGCGGGACGCGGCCGGGAAGCACGGGACCTTCAAAGACGACTACTACTATGAGCAGGAGAGAGACGACGCGCAGAGACAGAGGCAGGAGGCCTTTATCGCCAG GCGTCTGCAAGAGAGAGAGCGGATCGGTGAGTTAGGCTGTCCGGAAGTTTGGGGATATTCACCAAGAGTGAAAGAGCCAGA CTCTGATGAATTCACACCAGTCGAAGAAGACGagaaaaacagcagctcagaATCAGGCTCAGAAG atgacaagaagaagaaaaagaagaagaagaagaaatccaagaaaaaaaagaacaaaaaacactcaGAGGACAGCGAGCTGGAATCAGATTCAGATG gagaagagataaagaagaagaaaaagaaaaagaagagcaaGAA GTCAAAGAagtccaagaagaagaaggccaAGAAGAGTCGGAAGGAGTCCAGCAACTCCAGCAGTCAAGAGTCa aaggggaagaggaggagggggaggggggaggaggaggaggaggatcccAACGGAGTGCTGTGGGTGGAGAAAACCTGCATGGACGAAAACGTGGTCGGCCCCGAAGCTCCGCTCACACACATGTCGCAGGACGACAGACCTTTGGA TTTCGGTCATGCACTGTTGCCAGGTGAAGGTGCTGCGATGGCGGAGTACGTGAAAGCGGGCAAACGTATCCCGAGGAGAGGTGAGATCGGTCTCACCAGCGACGAGATCGCAGACTTCGAGAAGTCTGGCTACGTGATGAGCGGCAGCAG ACATCGTCGTATGGAGGCCGTGCGTCTGAGAAAGGAAAACCAGATCTACAGTGCAGACGAGAAGCGAGCTCTGGCCTCCTTCaaccaggaggagaggaggaagagagaaagcaagATCCTGTCCAGCTTCAGGGAGATGGTGTACAGGAAAACCAAAGGCAAGGAGGAGAAGTGA